A region of the Anguilla anguilla isolate fAngAng1 chromosome 16, fAngAng1.pri, whole genome shotgun sequence genome:
tttttttaaacattacaaaaatgGCCCGAAAAATGATGAGGATCTGGACCGTCATCCATTTCCATGTGGGCTGAGGGAAAGTGAGTAAAGGGGGTTCGTTGCCTAGCCTGACCAAACTTGCTCTGCGGGTACTTTGACACCGCGGAGAACACACCCGATATGATCGCTTGCAGCTTCTCCTTCGCACTCTTGGATTTCAGCTTTATGCGCACGGTTTCTGGaatccaaaacataaaaacccTTTTCAGGTGATAGCCAGCAGCAGAGCCGAAATCTATCAATGGCCAATGCAGTAACATTAGATTTTGACTGCCACgccaggtgagtgagtgagtgtgtgtgtgtgtgtgtgtgtcacaaggaggaggagaaacagagacaaaGAAACCCATAATAATAGGAAagttgatatttaccttgacaCAAACACGTGGATGACACGCCTTGAGGTGTCTCTTTAGTTGTATTGTTCCGTGATATCCTCGTGTCTTCTCTCCCAAAGACgacaccattttttttctcatactCATACTGAAAGAAAGTGAaatcctctctccttttcctcccAACTCCTCAACTGCCTGGTAATGTGGAGGCCACCTTTtatccagtgtgtgtgcatactaaCATTAAGtctttgcccccttcctgatttcctctattactgcatatttgtcaaacCGAATGGCTTCAACTCTTTAGACTAAATACTAGACAACTagtatgcaaaacattttttaaataaatgtatttatttaatgaaaagagTTAAAAATACCCATGTTAAAGCACAAAGGTTCAAGATTCAGGAACACTGCCATCTGAAGGCCAATGACAAGGTGGTACAGCTAAAATTTTGAGGTATGGATGCATGCATTTAATTGGATAAGATGAGGGTGTGGGATGTTGGAATGTGCATatgcacctgggggggggggggggggttctggtgATTGATGTCTGTTTGTCCATCAATTACTTTTTGGAACACTGCTCAGTACGACGGCAAAACCTGAGCTTCGACCATCGGAGCTGCCGATTCttcctttttaattaaacatcCAGAGAATCGGCTCCTTTCTCACCAGCTACTCCACCCAGCTCTGGGTCCAGGTGCCGGCCATCTCCCGTCTGGACAACTGcgagacccacctcttcagacagCGCCATCGCTCCCCTGACCCCTTCAGATACCTACATATTCGTTTTTCGCTTTCTTACCTCAGATTTCATTTTAGATATCGTTCTAATTATTTCTGTTACAGGTCATCTTTCTAGTCTCACCTTCTTTTGTTTCAATAGAAATGGTTGCTTGGTGGGTTAATATTACACTTAGTGATTATAAAGAGGCCTGCAATGTTTCCTTGGTCAGGAGTACATTTTTGTACTCCTCAGAGTACcgctgatgttctccactatgGTACGTTGCTCTTGATTAGAGCATCTGGCCAAGTGATGGCAAAAGTAAATGTAATAACGAGAGCAGGAAGCACCAGGACTCGGCATTAGACCATATCTCCATATACGAGAACAGGACTGAGCCACTGAGCAAGTCTCATTGTAAACGTTGAAACCAGCAGGGTTCAGCACAAGAGCTTACAGTTAGTGTTCGATGGCTGTCGGGAAAACAGGAGCACAGACTGCAAGCTGCCCGGTTGCACAGCCCAGTCCTGTGACCTCTGGGACCTGGAGGCTTCAGGGCGAGTCTCCCCATCCTTTCCAGGGACCGTTCAGCACGAGATCAAAGCCATTCAGTACAGGGACCCGCGGCCCAGCTCCTGGAAAGACCCGACGACAGAGGTACTCAAACCTGACCCTCGAGGCCGGCGCCGCCGCTGGTTTTCATTCGTACCCGTCAGCTAATCGATGGACTGGTGCCGCCGATTGGCCAGAGACTTAACTCACCTGGggtcccaggtttaaatcagccCCGATtagagggggaggaaggaaaaccagcaggtgCTGCCggcctcgagggccagatttgagtagcCCCGTCGACTGGTCTGCCGGCTTTTTGGCCCTCGCCTGTCATTAGCAACCACTTCAGACCCAgcaaaccaggtgaggtgaggaaCAGGGTGTAATCAACCGCTTTAACTGACCAATTAAGAGCAGAGCcgcagccacagaccagctgcCCCCGTGGgtctccagggccagggctgCAGTCCTAACCCTGACCCCAATCCCAGCTGTATTAGCACAATACCACAAGGCCGTAAGACTCTCCACCGAAAAGTGCAAAATGGAtgcaaaactatttaaatacaCTGAAAAGAATAACATTTATGAGGAAATGTGGTTTGAGTCATTACTTTAGAAAAACGGCTGTTAgctcaaaaagtgaaaataatgtaGTTACGCAAAAACAAGAACTAACGCTAGCACCAACCCCAACTGCTGATCACAAAAAAACCTGCCTCAACCCTAAGAATAAACGtgttcctaaccctaacccaaataCCATACCACGTAAAGGTGAAGATATTTAgtgccaactttttttttttaatgaaaatgggcaaaaatataaatactgaaTTTATTACACAGAAAATGATCTTATATATTCAAGGAAATGTGGTCACCATCTctcattatgaaaaaaatatattttacaaaaatacttGTATAGTGTACTCACGATAGAACACTGGATTTGGTATTGCTAATGTATGTGTGGCATTTTGTATTGACAGAACGTGCGTGTAGTATTGTGTACTGATCAGacttgggtcaaatacatatttttttggattcaaatacttttctacacttaaCTTGATCTTGTCAGgcaaatactttcaaaaagtacaatccccgccttctggtcatgtTGGTAGGCTCAATTACACtagcaagatcaatagagcacagaaaagtatttgaaaacaaatccaaaacaaatacgtatttgacacaggtctggtatttttttttgttgttgttgccattttctccccaatttagtcattataccaagtccccgtgtgtatcacagtcctgatCGATGCACTATCCTCTGTCGGCCTGGGGacggtgtagactaccacatgccagccTCTGATACATGCGGAGTCACCAGACGCtttttttcacctgacagcgaggagtgtcactgggagagcgtaacacgtgcagaggttcacgctatctcccccagatcccctccctgctgaacaggcgccccgaccaaccagtaggagtcgctaatgcaatgatcaggtctcataccctcaccggcttccctcccgtgaacactgccaattgtgttcgtaggaacgtctgaccaagccagaaGTACCGCTGCCAGGGACTGAACCcaggtctctgcggtggtaggcgaggcAGGTCTGGTATTGACAATGTATTTATGAAGCATTTGTGTTTAACGTACTTGCACAGGACTGTCAGTGTATTGCTGTGACGATTTAAACATTATAGCAGAGCGACTTGCCCCAGTGAAGTAATTCAGTTCGAGCACATTGCACCCCGGGAACTGAACCCAGAACCTTCGTGTTGAAAGCCAGCTCCCGAGGCACTACAGTGCACCCCCGGTGTTCCGAAGCAAACAAAAGAACTCAAAGCCGTCGCTATAAGGAAATATCGCATTTATTACCACGTGGAAAAAATGTCTCTACAAAGCGGCGTTCCCCGAAGAGGGTTCGGCTGATTATGTGGCAAACTTCTTCTGTCTGACGGGCGCAGGAAGCTGGGTGGTgatgtccagcagagggcgctctACCACAACCAGCGCGCCGTCCTCCAGCGTGTGCATGCTCAGGAGAGGCTGTGGGCACATCGCAGAGTCAGGTGTGCGTACGTaaacgcacacgaacacacaaatgggaacacacatgcacgcacgcacgcacgcacgcacgcacgcacacacacacacacgtgcgcaaaCATGCCCTCCGCCAGGCACATGTACACACCTTTATATCAACAGCATTGTAAAATTACTTTGAGGACAACAGAGAGCTGGAATAATTATTAGTGTATTGTGAATGTCCCATGACTAATAGCTCATTTGAACCACCacacaattaaaacagttcctcatttcctgtaaagctatgctttttttttttttaataaataaatgaagcccACAATACATAccatatatatttgaaatgacGCAAATGGCAGACAGTACTGTTAACATTAACACTCCAAGACAAATTTCCATTGTTGCCCGCattaatggacaataaagtttttttgaaTCTCACCTGGAACCTCTTGCAGACCTTGAACGCATGGCTGCGGCTCGGTCTCTCCTCCTCTGATAGGCTCCTCAGGGTCAGCTGATTGTAAAACTGGGTGGTCCTGTCAGGGAGAGGCTACAAGGCCAGAGGGGAGGCATTCACTTCAGATGACTGGTGTGTGATGATTCAAACTGGTTTTGCATGTTCAATCATCTACACACTTTCACCTGCTGGTTTGTTTATGCAGTCTTATTaggcatattttattaatagaaAGCACCCTGGAGTAATGGCACTAGCGGtgcttaataaaattatttttattgaagatCGAACAGGAATACATAATACCTGGGAATAGAAACTGGGAGTGGCTGGAGGCGGGGCTCGCTCACCTGGCTTTGGTCGACGACGCAGAACATGTACATGTCGTGCAAGAGGAACTGGGCGGGCTTCTGGGGGTTAAAGTTCACGTGCGTGATGGGCGTGTCCCTCTCGAACCACAGAGGGTgaagcccctccctctgcaactTCCGGCTCCAGTCCGTGTATCGCTTCTCTGCTATGCTGTACTCGAATATCTAGAGAGAGGCATTACAATAACATCACTCACTGACACGATCGCGTTCGCATCCAGACACGCATCGGACTCACATACAGAACCTCATATCTACAGAGATATCACAACGACAAAGCACTATGAAAATTacataaactgaactgaaattgaaacACTGAATCACtgtataaaattacatttcatttacatttacaaatggGAAGATTGGCGCATTGACACGACACAATCTATCAATAGCTACAGTTATATTACAACATAATTTAAAGTTCACATTTAGATTGATGTAATTCTCTGAATAGGAGTGCAATGTCTACAGATGTCACTCATGCAGAGATGTATCTACCAAGAGAGATTTCTCCTCAGTCACTATGCGTATACAGTATTATCCACCGAAAGGGTTTGAAAAGCACACATTATTTGAACCCAGGCTTTTACGCTTAGTTACTTCTCTAAACTACGATGGCAAAACCACTTCCTGTAGAGAAACGGGTAACTTCCTGTCTGCGGCTAACCTGATGGTCGGCATGCACCACGAGCAGGTTGTTGGTGGCGGGGTGGATGGCCATGGCGCTGGGGCAGGAGCCGTACACGGGCACTGTGCAGTGGGACTGAAACACAGGTCGCAGGTCAAAGGTCGCAGGTCAGAAAACGCTCCAATAGGAAAACAGCGTTCAGAATGAAAACTACACCAAGAATGCAAACCGCTGTAAGGAATGAAAGCTTTAGTCAGAACTAGAACCACGATCGCGGTCAAACGCTTACTGAACGTTTGTAACAGGAAATAACTGGGAGATGAAGGGGTTCGGGTGGATTTTGGCCGATAGTCACCTTGAGTTTGCGCAAGCTGTAGACATGGACCTCGCATGCCCTGTTTGCCGTAGCCAGCCAGGCGCCGTCCGCACTGGCAGCCAGCAGGTGAACGGGCTCTGTGCAACCTGGAAGAGCCAACGCACGGTTCGAACGCAACGAGACTCGCAAAAACAGGCTACGTAACCAACTCTGAAAGGCATGACGGCTAGGGTAGAGCGAAGTTCTTCTCACCTGACGCTGGCTTGAAGGTGTGCACGTACTTGCACTCCGATTGGCTGAGGGAAATCACGTGGACTGAGGAGTGGGAGGAGGCGGCAAACAGTCGGGAAGAATCTGCTGAGAAACACAGCTGGTGGGCGGAGCTCAGGACCTTCGGTAGCTTGGAGatctgcagggagagggaggaagggggacagagagaaccaatcagagagggagagagaacgatGAGAGTGAGTGAAGCTGTTTCCTGATTCGCTGAGGCTGGAGGTAAATAAGGTGGGATTTTGAATGAGGCCTCTCTCAGATTTGGAGATGGTTGCCGGTGGGGAGGCGTAGGTCGGTAACCGCGACGACGGGTGCACGCACCTTGACGATGCTGAGCTGGTTGCCCTTGCAGTTCAGACGGAATAGCCGCACGCTGGACACGCTGGAGTACGCCAGCCACCCCCCGCAGCGGGACAGGGCGCTGCAGCTGATGTGCTCCTCGCCCTGGGggtcacaggtcaaaggtcaaaatttaaaaaagcaaaataaattttcacTTGAGCTCTAAATACAAAAAGACACCAAACAAGTTCACCATGCCCCAGAGGAATCTGGAGTAACTCACTAATACAGGTAATATTACAGGTAACGGTTGAGGTGACCTCTATGGTACAAGTGATGGGACAGGAATGGTACAGGTGACGGCACATGCGGCGTGTACCCCAAGCGCACCTTTCTCTTCAGCTCCAGCAGTTTCTCAGGTTTCCTCCTCACAGGCAGGCTGTCTCCAGGGCAACCTGCAAGAACCAACATACCCACTCTACATCATTCACTATCTCTATGGTCAAACAGAGTCATTCTACATCACAGTAATCTCTATGGTCACTCATTGTTCTAATTAGCTGCTGTGTAATATTCTCTGTATGGGGTGTCCTGCGGGACATCagggcccccctccctcaccgtGGGCGTCGCTCTCTCCCAGCCTCCACAGCTCCAGGTGGGCGGGGAACTGGAAGAGCAGCAGCCCCGCCTGCTCCGCACACGACACCAGGCTGCGCTGGAGAGAGAACGGCAGTGTTACCGCACACATCGCTTGCGTACAACAGCAGTTACCACACACAGTGCTCGCGTACAACAGTAGTgttaccacacacagacaacagtAATGTTATCAAGCACAAGCCAATACACACGTACACCTGCAATAGTGATGTTACCAAGCACAagccaatacacacacacatgcacacatactttCAACAGTAATATtactaaacacacaaacattcagctTCATGCATCATATCATTGTCAACGTCTCAAAACTTCATCATCCTTTGTGCGATTAcaacaaaaccagaaacattccagaaaatgGCTGCACTTCACATGAACCCCTCTTATAGTTTAACTGTCACGAAAGCTACAACACAGGAATCTGCCAAGGTAAAGGAACGACACCAGTAGCCAGCAGAGAAAACCTAGACTCAGTTTTCACCCAAAAAACAAATGGAGTATCTCAGTGCGCTGCGAGTAGATCCTCACTTTAGCTCAGTAGAACCGAAAATTGAATCATCATCGACactcccatttaaaaaaaaaagaattcagcaGAATATGAACGCAATGGCGCCCTCACATGGGGAAAGTGGATCTTGCGCAATCCTGTGTCGTAGGACTTGACTTCCACCTTATCCAGGAGGGGCCTGACCACTAGCTGTGTGTCCAAACctgggggggagaaagagatagTATCACGGTGAGTCAGCTGAAGCAGTACCGGGACTGGACAGCAGGGGGCGAGGGCGCGCACTGACCTCCGGACACGATGGCGCGTTCCAGCTCCAGGACAGCGCGCACGTCGTGGGTGTGGTGCTTGAAGGTCCTGGTCCTCACCCactcctgctccccctccccctcccccagagtgGCCGAGAGAAACTGGAACTGGACCACGGTGCCTTCGGACGTACCGGCCACCAGGCTGGTCTCGTCCTGCCAACCACACGCAGGCACTCCTCAGTGCCCTGATCTCACAATACCCTCATCCACCCTACACCTCACAGTACAATAATTATACACGATACACTCAGACATACCACTGCCTTAATCggtgcaaacaaacacacacccatcacTACTCTCATCTCTCtagcatgcatgcacgtacacactcacagacagacagacacacactcgcacacacctAACAGTAGCCTAATCTCTGCACTGATCAGTCATTTCTCAGGCCCTTGTATTTCTCCACAGAACTAAACTACAGTACAGCTCCACACTCTGCctgaacgcccccccccccgacgtcTCCCCCGACGTCTCCCCAGCAGagtcccccccccgcgcccccgg
Encoded here:
- the utp4 gene encoding U3 small nucleolar RNA-associated protein 4 homolog — its product is MGEFKVHRVRFFDYMPAGIRCMAFNYKTQRLALARQDGTVEIFNFSDNYFQEKVIPGNDSRSIEAVCWVGERLFTAGLNGEITEYDLFNLRSKYSLDAFGGPIWTLACNAQGTHLAVGCEDGSVKVFEVFEEKIRFEKNLDRQKGRIVSLSWHSSGTQIAAGMLDMIRIFDVQSGRAVQRMLVDRGATGRRGQECVVWSVAFLSDRTVVSGDSAGKVQVWDGGMGTLVRTHLVSKWDVLCLSVSQDETSLVAGTSEGTVVQFQFLSATLGEGEGEQEWVRTRTFKHHTHDVRAVLELERAIVSGGLDTQLVVRPLLDKVEVKSYDTGLRKIHFPHRSLVSCAEQAGLLLFQFPAHLELWRLGESDAHGCPGDSLPVRRKPEKLLELKRKGEEHISCSALSRCGGWLAYSSVSSVRLFRLNCKGNQLSIVKISKLPKVLSSAHQLCFSADSSRLFAASSHSSVHVISLSQSECKYVHTFKPASGCTEPVHLLAASADGAWLATANRACEVHVYSLRKLKSHCTVPVYGSCPSAMAIHPATNNLLVVHADHQIFEYSIAEKRYTDWSRKLQREGLHPLWFERDTPITHVNFNPQKPAQFLLHDMYMFCVVDQSQPLPDRTTQFYNQLTLRSLSEEERPSRSHAFKVCKRFQPLLSMHTLEDGALVVVERPLLDITTQLPAPVRQKKFAT